A window of Cydia strobilella chromosome 10, ilCydStro3.1, whole genome shotgun sequence genomic DNA:
CAAAATAAAAACGCTAAAACGCTGTAAATATTTAGCGAAACTCGCTTATGCGATCTCAGTGGTCAGGTCCTAATCTGTTGGTTTAGGGTGACCACACGGCCACTTCTCCGGTTTTTCAGTCGTAGTCGTCCGTTTGCATCCGCACGGCAGTCGCGGCGGTTCCGTCGTCGTTGTCGGCGTCTCACACGGCGGCTTCGGCGGGAGGGTTATACACGGCGTTTCAGTGGTCGTTGTCCGCGTCGGCGGGACTGTTATACACACCGGCGCCTCAGTTGTCGTTGTCAGCGTCTCACACGGCGGCGTCGGCGGTAGAGTAATAGTAATACATTCCGGCGCTTCGGTGGTCACTGTCTTCTTTGTACGCAATAAAGTCTTCGATTGTTTAGTCTTTACGGACTTTTTATCTTTCTCTGAAACCTTTGTTTTGACCGTGTCTGACTTAATAGTTCCATCCGGGTTAGTTACAATCTTTTCTCGAGTGACGTTCTTGGCAAcgcttttttcttttaatctttgttgtttttcttttgttaaaATGTCTTGTTCTTCGATTTCGCCTTGTAAGATGGTGTGGTTGGTCTGGTCGAAGGAATCGGTCAATCCTTTCGTTTTATTTTTGGTCTTGGTTTTGTCGACTATGATGGTCACGGTACTGCCGTCTTTCTTTTGTTTGGTCTTCACCTTTTCCTTGCTTTTGGTGTCAGATGTGGCTGtggaaaattgttttgtaagtttgtgttttattttgtatggactCGCAAAACCCCTTACCAAAGTTAGTAAAATTAAAGAATATTGTTCAATTGTTGCATTTATAATGCAATaagcaattaaaaataaaaatatgcttATGACTTACTTTTGAGTTGTGATGAATTTCTCGAAactgaaaatgaaataaaaatgttgtcaATAAAAGTTCAAGAacattatttagatatttcGTAATTCATTTGATAGTATGGTACTGTCGATTCCTACCATTGGATATAATTTCCGTTCGAGGCCCATCTGTAatgtaaaacataaaataatgataaaatagAATAAGTACAAGGTACAAGAAAACAATTGGTTCCTCACGATATTGACAAACAAAACCATTTATTAAGAACGAACTTACTTACTAAGAActacacgcaaaataggcgctatgacgtcgagttgcggaaaccaagcccgcgaaaacctataacctgAGAACGAACTTACTTTCAAATACCAACGTCAAAATCTTAGATACTTTGTCCATACTCCTAaaacaagtaggtatatatcttGTGTCAAATTGCCCCCTTGTCGGTATAGGTATACTATGTGGAAAAAGTAAAACTTACCAGAAGTTTTATCCCACGCAGACTGGATCACAGGCGGCTCGTCTGTTACGATAATTGGGTCCTGGCAAAAAGAATAcctataggtttttttttaacaaactttgtatttactacatattcctaaagtacaggatattagtaatacaaaatatccaactttagcagagtaaacttctcaaaatttacaaataagagctcacaattcagtgcttcacgcggtttttcgtaaacgaccatcataaaaacaatcattactaatttaattagtcctttttctaaaatgtacaacgatattcctaaggataagaagacgctcttactggaacaagtactcttcatttctaataatgagcgtaaaatcttaaatgttgtccggaatatcatcaattttacattatttcgacttttcttgtaagaacgctcttaagGGATATTATGTCTTTGTcgtttatgttattattttttgtaaatatttcacATTACCTACTTTAAGTAATATATATAGGGTATCACGATTAGGCACAGTCACCTGCAGAGgctgcagagatagttgaccccTCAGACGGGGTAGTTTCAAGCTAACTAGGTTCATTCGATAGAAAATCTAATCGAAAATTGTACGTCACCTTAGCTAATGTAACTCAtctttcattcattattttaaaattatggcttcagtccagcaggactatttcgccagtatcaaggtcttatGAGCTTTGAATActactaaaattgtacggttagtacaagaatacggtgattttattcgctcttgtaaagcgatagctggacttcacaagaagcacgtggactaccggccgttgactccaaaatggtggttaaacgcgcttcaaaattaattctccattcactgcccACTACCAcattttactgtataataagctatcgatattatactaaacaatattaatgagcaaaaaacaaaggaattaatcacgaggctaactatcaagatggtgTTCTAAACCGGAATTCAGATTTTCCTTGTTTATTTAAGCATTAATTTTAGTAAAACGTCATGATACTTACTCGATCTGTGTTACTCTCACATGGCGATGGTAAACAGTAGGTTGcctgataaaataataaataaaatttaatatcaaataCAGTTAACAAAACCGTCAAAGAAAAACGCATAATTTTACGCGTACCTATTGCGTTGCTTCAATTTGCTGTGAGAAAACCAGCATGTAAAACGTTTGGTTTGAAAGGTCGACATCAGCAAGAACTGTCGTAATTGTAccgtggcgtaactagggggggggggcagagggggcaagtgccccgggcgccatccaagggggggggggggcgccaaaatgggcaaaaggcagcagcagagaaacttttgtcagtcgtcaggggcgcaaatttggtgactgccccgggcgccatatcctctagctacgcccctgattgtacctacagtagcggcaaatgaTCTATCATCATCAATTTTTTCAGATACCtacatttgcatatatttttttaaatttctcaaaaacggctgcagcgatttcaatgaaatttacaatatagggacgTGTGAAACGACAGTTCGATTAAGCTAGggttcattttgaaaataatccgtttgcccgagttttcgcggtagcctggtgggtactaaattgtaaagtaatgatgtgatttaatttttaaaccacGAGGCAgaaaaatcgatccatctaggttttattgtttgtaagaTTCGATTTTGagtgttttttaaataagaaatacaataggtatatataagttttataacatacattaattgggcTGTGTGAAGTCTCCAATCGGCATCGTGTccacaatcattgtttacatgatattatttatatctcagtctaatttcatgaatttcatgaaatagcagtatgatagattttttgccgcccatttttagggttccgtaccaaaagggtaaaaacgggaccctattactaagactcctctgtccgtctatatctccaccaggctgtatctcatgaaccgtgatagctagacggttgaaattttcacagactatgtatttctgttgccgctataacaaatgctaaaaagtacggaaccctcggtgggcgagtccgactcgcacttgtccggtttttttcactGAATTATAATGCAGTAAGATGAAAAAGGGGTTGTAGTCAActagtacctatttgtttttTCATTCACTCTCCTCTAACGCTTGTATTAGCGTCTAACCCATTCACTCAGAGCGTCGAGATCAAGGTAAGAAGTATCATAAAATTCAAATTACTTAACTGTAAAATTCTATCTtagaaacataaataagtaatttaattaattaaattaatttaatttatttatagttttagttttatgtagtttttaaatttagtttataatttttaatttaaggatttatttgtttttttggtatttaagattattagttattgtattttaaacgtAAATTGATAAGGTAGAAATTTAGTTTGTGTTTTGTCAATATCATATGTTATTGTGATGTAGGTACTCATCCCGTTTCAGTTTTTTCAAGAAACTAACCTtgaataatatttaggtactgtgTTACTACTACTTCCAATATGTATTACCATAACTTCCCATTACATTttagtaatttaataaaaaacttaccGATATTATAAACAAAGACCCTAATATCAATAGACACCGCATGTTGTCTTTGTCCGAGTCGTCTCTGAGCACAGACTACCCACGTCAGCTTTTTATACTTCGCAAAAAGGTAATATATGCAAGGCAAATATTATTTCACATGAAACAGCTtttttaagcgaggtttagactagcaagaacttgcatgcaatttacgttacattgctgactactaaggtaaactgcattcaaaatgtttatcagataccgcaatgtaatgaaaattgcaaccaagttcttgctagtctaaacctcgctttagttTTTCCTTTATAAGGGTGAAAATGAAGACACAATTCAATGACATGGTCCATACAAATACGAATAATAAGTATTCTTTGTTTATCATTGATTCATTGCAATATTGTTATCACCAGACAAACAATAATTACATTGTTAAGTATTTAGTTTACAGTGAaaagttaataattaatattgatcccatagaaaattgtataaaggggcccactaactatcagcccgccggacgatatcggccagttgttcgaaactgtcaaatttttgttctaactggcaggccgatatcgtccggcggactgatagtcagtgggcccctttactcatCCATCATTATTGGGATCGTtcgataatcatttatttttagggaccctatttactaagactccactgtccgtctgtctgtcaccaggctgtatctcatggaccgtgatagctagacagttgtgtTCGCCCTACGAATTGGTTGCGCAGGACTTCATGGAAAGGAAAACTCATTGTAGGTCAAGTGCTCTTGAAAATTACGCACTTTTTCACTTCGCGCAGATAACCTGCTTTCAATCGTTATTTATCTTATCTGGTGAAGAAAAGGGAGCAAGTTTACGGGCATatatatttaaagttgtactAGTTTCTAAACTGCAAAAAATTCCAACAtctattttagaatttttatattttttccactcAGAATCACAAGCTCTTTCGATACTAATAcaagaaaaaagtgtccccaaaatttcatacaaattattttTGTCCGTTTTGTTACGGCCATGGAAGGATGTAAACCGTAACCAAACGGACCAAAAattttggggacacttttttttctcagtaaaagtggaaaaagctcgtgattctgattagaaataatataaaaattcccaaTTCTAACACAAAATTTTTTGGTACAACTAAATAGAAATGATACATAACCTACCTATAAATTACTGCAAGTCCTGCTTTAAGGAAGGAGGGAGGGTGGGTGCGGCTGTAAGGTACTTTCTTTAGAAGGCTTGCTGAGTAAGAAGGTACAGATACTTTCTACGTTTTAACTATTGAAGTATTTCGGTTTATGACCCCTTTATTTGAGGGATTTTATAACCATGAACAggtgttgaataataattaagttatgTTATTGGTAGGTATGAAATGCGCATTTTTAATAGTCTAGTTTGTTGTAGTTGCAATCGCTCCTGTTGTTTTATGATTAGGTATTGTTAATGTATGGTTATGTTATGTTGCGTCCAGACCTTGCAATGCCGCGAATGCGTCGCCAGCGTGCGCTACATTTGTTAAATAATAGACGCACCTTTAAGACCAGAGCACACCGTCTTGACCGTCTGTGTGCGCGTgcgcttatttttttaaatgttgcacgcacacgtcacgctTGTGCATGGTGTGCCGTCCCTCATAAGAATTGGTATGTTACAACGCGCACGTGCACGTCGCACGCATACGCATCAGGTGTGCACAGACCTTTGGGTTACCTATCAGAGACAGAATTAAAACACAGTTTTTGtaacaattaatattataatatcctTAACCATCTTATTTACATTAACATCAAATGCGCGAACAACACCTACTACATacagttataatttataatatattatatagcgTACAACAGGTACATAAATATCTGTCCAGTAGAAATAGCTACGTAGGTAATGAAGGTATATAAAACCTGTCACAGACTACAAAATGAGGTCACCAcacatactgtccgcgcgcgaattccgtgcacggctgaggaatgttaggaatgttgggcgtcatgacagagtggtgtcattttgtacgtacggttGCGGCACACACCCCCTCACTTCCTCGgactccgaatgcacggaattggcgcgcggacagtaggtacAATTTTACTTGTATTGTGCAccatcttatattttatttagcacGGGAGTTATGTATGGTGACAGCAAGTCTCATTTGCGCCATCTTGGATCTTGGGGTGATCTAGTGTAGAGGTTGAATGCTTCAAAAGTGCAATGTTTCTAGACTTAATCGTTCTAGGCTTAACTTTCTAGAAACTTATAGGAATATGCACTTTTAGAACGCAACTAGGTATTTCGAGTTTCAGTTCATTTTGATATTGCTGTAATTATATGACGTAACATAAACAGTACTTACAATccgtattatcatagagtaacttatactagagcggtactgtcatagtaaattttgtaaccccagtaaattcactgccatctgtcgacacactttaaaactaaaaatgaagatatataaaaatacgataaaatgtatttaaatatggataaatgattttttttatttgcattaattatttttatgattttgacccatgttctttcactgatatgcgtttaaattgttaaataacaaacgaaaccgtcaacgccatctatgcgacagtaagccaaagctagtagcgccctctgaacgagaatcaaattttcttgattttcgaggcacgttttttccttagactgtatccatctattacggagttatatctatctttggtattatttagttccatacaaattaaaaaataaagttttatgggACTATGGGAAGAATACCAAGATCACTGATAAAACgtataatatttgttaatgTAATAGCCATGTATTATAAACCTATTAACCCAGATATAGAAAAACGAATCCATCTAGATATGAGTAAATAATATTAGCCGTTATCTCAATGACATAAGAAATCaattgataaataattataaaataaaacactgtTCGTCAACATAAGATAGCAGTATTGGAAAATTACTTTAACCACAAGGTTGCAAACATTTGTCCTTTAGCTTCATATCATATTGTTGTGGAGGATCTAAAAGCGATAACACACCATAGCTAAAATTAtcaaatcataattttataatcgcacttaaactatcgtgagacatatttcaaaatatttattagtacggtttttactcactattatttttagtcgcttttgccgacatgtttcggattctttgggaatccttcctcaggcacgagtgtccgcggcggttatGCGTCGTGGTTgtgcgacgaggcgggcggcgcgggcagtgcacgacgtacaaccgccgcggacactcgtgcctgaggaaggattcccaaagaatccgaaacatgtcgccaaaagcgactaaaaataatagtgagtaaaaaccgtactgataaatatttcatatttttagaagttagtaatttaaaataagtgTTTTTATTACGGCATCCAAACaaacaattttgttaaatatatatCTACTTAAACGTTCAATTTCGAAATactgtaatattaattttaagcacGTTATAACTGTAATTGTTGATTTGAGACTATTATCACTGATGTCTGAACTAAACAGGCTTTTTCAACTAGCAATATCAAAACGAACTGAAAGGTTAAGTGATAGCACAGACTTTAGGCCCGGTTTACACAAAACCAGTATATTTTACACGTTCATACTGATACGACTTCATATCCcgaaatcaattaatttattttgatttctttttctTTATAGGAAACCaccaccacgctgcgctctaagactcaaataatagacgtagctcggaaagcggccaagttgaaatgggactgggctggtcatgtctgccgaatgccggatgacttgtgggccaagttaaccacggagtgggagccccacgagtctaaccggggatcccgcagacctcgtcggcgatggcgggataacttggactccttcttgacaggctggccggatatagcattaaacagagacgagtggagaaagaggggggaggcctttgcccagcagtgggacacagtgggctctgaataataataatataagaaagCGCTAATGCGGCTGACAGCAACTAACTTATAGTAAAACTCAAACTGACTCGCTCAACACTTGTCAGGTGTAAACCGGGCTTtgcaaataggtacaattatcGGTCTAAGGTGATTCGACTAGATATTGGTAATTCTGTGACCTTATCACTATGgacaatattataacaaatattcaataatatGAAGTACCAATTTTGATGGAAggacaaatatataatatgttgAAAAACAAACTCTCCAGATAAATAGAAACAGGTTACTTTTTATGGAAATTTCCATTATCATTCTACTATTTTTATTGCTCCGAAGTGTAGAATACTCCATTTGACGTCTACAAAGAAACAGAAATTAACCCGTAAaccatttataataattttaatatggtctAATTTCATGCAAGTCGATGAGATGGAATATGGAAATCTATATTTAAGTAAAGGGCGCTGTTGGTTTATGCGCTGaacgcagcgttgaacgcatgcgttaacagaatgtatgaaaaatgtcaATGCGCTTACCGCTCAGtttaccgcgtaaaacaatATAGTGTCATTAAATTATCTAATGTAAAATGTCATTTTTCCTACACTCCGTTGAtcgcatgcgttcaacgctgcgttaatcgcatataataataaaataattttacagtacatatggtgctactttctcgcactagtgtaaaagagcacttttcgtgcatatgtcgaaagtttaaagggccatatgtactgtaaaacgttgtacgatacacgtgcggatgggtaattcgcaactcgtgtctatttaaaacactccctgcggtcgtgttttaatttatcgccactcgtttcggatttcctcttttccgcacgtgtatcgtaaataactattatttcggACATAAATGGACAGCATAAAACAATCGCACGCTTTAATCCATATGGATTAATTTCTGATCAAGAACATGTGCgctaaaaacattttaaatgcattaaaagGTAAACTATTTCTAGTAGTTTTCAAATGAAAATATCTGTGTCATTTAATAATTGAAGTATGTAGTTTCTTGCGTGTGGGTTACATATGGTAAATTTAATGGAAgattataatttcaaaatttacatgatttttacttatacaaatacatttaatgAGAACCAATAGGCTTATCGCTTTAAAATGCTGTATTATGATTTGACAAATGCATACATCATGATAACTATCTCAATTATTTTATAGGTAACTTTTAAgctgcaaaatatttttatagaaaactgtAATTTTTGGTCATAAATTACCACCACTTTTCATTGTTACTGCAACGAATAACAAGTTTCGACAACTTAATATAGAAACTAAAGATTACCACAAACATGCACATTTGCATACCATGACGATGAtggtaacgcagcgtactacgtaggcgaacaacacgcgaacgcgaagcgaagagatgcggcgcggggtgaatcaatcctttgatacctatagaggtgtcctacgtgggcgatctcgttgcgaacgcgaacgccgtagacccgccgcgccgcttcgcgatCGCGAGTTgtccgcttacgtaagacgcagcgttaagCGGTTATTATAGCTTATGGACGCTTGCAACTTCAGATGCATCACATTATTCGTTTTACGTTTAACCTTTTAAACGCCAAGAACACCTGAAGTCATcgtcgtgcccacagcgccaaaGACGACTATAGGTattatggcggacgctgtcaaaggaACCTTCACACTTTCACGTAAGGTCTACATTAGCTCGCTTGCGCTCAGGACCTAGGCGTGTGAGTGATGtttatgtaaagcctgaccaggaatatatgatcacgcgcaatgttgcggaatttcactgaaactattatcatactatactaaactgtcaccctatacatgaaaataacagcgccctcttgacaatgatcatatattggTCAGGCTGTATAtataaagcgttcaaaaggttatataataaaatatatgcaaatgtcAATTCACTACTACAGCAAAGTGAGTTTATCCAAAAAAGACGATATAATACAATGGaattatgtaataaatatgtacatgaTATAGAATGGAACACGAGTGTAATAACATGTATACAAATTGAATGGATTGGTCAATCATGCACAGTCACCGTTACATACATCAATATAGTACAATTTTAATGCTGGAATTACATAAGCTTAGTAAATAGTGCTTAGTACTAGTCACTTTCACTTTATGCTGGGAGGTACCTACATGAGCCtattaatcaaaaatatttaaacggcCAAAACACTTAAAAATATTCGAATTTTTAGTctgttcgattcccgggcgagacaagcgaatttaaaaaatatatgaatgcagttttgtttctttaaaaaaataaaagaatgtttcctttaagtaaaattaccttaattaaggttttaaggggcccactgactatcagcccgccggacgatattggcctgtcagttgttcggaactgtcaaatttttgttcttactgagtcagtgggcccctttaaggtactttccctccagggcccttAAATTTTTTTCACACTGTATATGTCTATATGATGCTTATGATTACATTTCTATGAACACCCGGCCGGTGTAGATATTTGTGACGCTGACTGTACAAATGGTACACTACGAACAACAGGTATATATTTCTCGAACAATTTCGTAAAacacttttttaattatttttttttttaattatagggTAACTAATGAACACTAGGAAGTTCTCTATACAGTAACAGgcatt
This region includes:
- the LOC134744966 gene encoding mucin-2-like, with the protein product MRCLLILGSLFIISATYCLPSPCESNTDRDPIIVTDEPPVIQSAWDKTSDGPRTEIISNVSRNSSQLKTTSDTKSKEKVKTKQKKDGSTVTIIVDKTKTKNKTKGLTDSFDQTNHTILQGEIEEQDILTKEKQQRLKEKSVAKNVTREKIVTNPDGTIKSDTVKTKVSEKDKKSVKTKQSKTLLRTKKTVTTEAPECITITLPPTPPCETLTTTTEAPVCITVPPTRTTTTETPCITLPPKPPCETPTTTTEPPRLPCGCKRTTTTEKPEKWPCGHPKPTD